A DNA window from Cobetia marina contains the following coding sequences:
- a CDS encoding ABC transporter substrate-binding protein, with protein MSISTMTQAESLRPIKQVVFLNPGYSTETFWAQAIIAASTTAESLGMHLEVFSARRNTDEFIRLGKQVLNRESPPDLLITTNNHGLAVPLIEISHAVRVPMIIIVNSLTPRQARALGKPLGRYPYWLGSVSPDHQQGGHDSMVALINRHDVLHGKSDGRGIALVGGLHDEATRLRVRGVQDALLRAPHLSLDRIFQANWSYEDAYRKVESYLRHQTDARPLRMIWAANDLMGIAAIDALKHNGLRPGKDVVVAGMGWTRAGIDHLRSGEMEVSAGGGALATAWSLVLLAAVQQGSLQARDIGTRYYTMGIALAGDPEAFLDRIPLEVLALQPMDHLINEVATLPPDASPFLPMPAHATSSSSVAAPNALTAAHQGARRHAQ; from the coding sequence ATGTCCATCTCAACGATGACTCAGGCCGAGAGCTTGCGTCCCATCAAGCAGGTCGTGTTTCTGAACCCCGGATATTCCACGGAAACGTTCTGGGCCCAGGCGATCATCGCTGCCTCGACGACCGCTGAATCCCTGGGGATGCATCTGGAAGTCTTCAGTGCCAGACGCAACACCGACGAATTCATTCGACTGGGAAAGCAGGTATTGAACCGAGAGAGCCCTCCGGATCTATTGATCACCACCAACAACCATGGACTGGCGGTTCCATTGATCGAGATCAGCCATGCCGTGCGCGTGCCCATGATCATCATCGTCAATAGCCTGACCCCCCGCCAGGCCAGAGCGTTGGGCAAGCCACTTGGCCGATATCCCTACTGGCTGGGCAGTGTTTCGCCTGATCATCAGCAAGGGGGGCACGACAGCATGGTGGCACTCATCAATCGCCATGACGTCTTGCATGGCAAGTCGGATGGTCGAGGCATCGCTCTTGTCGGAGGGCTGCATGACGAGGCGACACGACTCCGGGTGCGCGGTGTACAGGACGCGCTTCTCAGAGCCCCCCATCTGTCCCTGGATCGGATATTTCAGGCCAACTGGAGTTATGAGGATGCCTACCGAAAGGTCGAAAGCTACTTGAGACATCAAACAGACGCCCGCCCCCTTCGCATGATATGGGCGGCCAATGACCTGATGGGCATCGCGGCCATTGATGCCCTCAAGCACAATGGGCTTCGCCCGGGCAAGGATGTCGTCGTGGCTGGCATGGGATGGACCCGTGCCGGAATCGATCACCTGCGCTCAGGAGAGATGGAGGTCAGTGCTGGCGGAGGCGCCCTGGCGACCGCCTGGTCACTGGTCCTGCTCGCCGCGGTACAACAAGGAAGCCTCCAGGCACGTGATATCGGCACTCGCTATTACACCATGGGGATCGCGCTGGCTGGGGACCCGGAGGCCTTTCTGGACAGGATTCCTCTGGAAGTGCTTGCCCTGCAACCGATGGATCATCTGATCAATGAGGTCGCGACACTTCCCCCTGATGCCTCTCCCTTCCTTCCGATGCCCGCTCATGCCACTTCATCGTCCAGCGTTGCAGCACCGAATGCACTGACGGCCGCCCATCAGGGAGCACGCCGCCATGCGCAATGA
- a CDS encoding ABC transporter substrate-binding protein, whose protein sequence is MTRVADEMPPTAASLAPGRNLTAVFVNPGLPGERFWNMVTATMQAAARDLNVSLEVVYAERNPILMKRLASAALARATSPDYLVLVNEEQAASDLLPLADGGSSHIVMLLNGLTPEEQTTHGVPGSVHPSWIASVIPDNHGAGRRMASELIDAARIYPPGETRHGLALIGDTRTPASIARNAGMLNGFAEHDVVKMTRILEARWNLPDAERLTHHYLQWAERSGLHNTLIWAANDAMAEGAVRAVEASGMQPGKDVLIAGLNWSPEGIAMVMDKRMVMSDGGHFMAGAWAMVMLRDHADDTHWAPRTVHFPMSPIHQGNVDIYGPLLIQPDWETVDFTRFRLQTMEDDYAFDPMAVLEQMKVSPAPLERQD, encoded by the coding sequence ATGACCAGGGTGGCCGACGAGATGCCCCCCACGGCGGCGTCCCTCGCGCCCGGGCGAAATCTGACCGCCGTCTTCGTCAATCCGGGGCTGCCTGGGGAACGATTCTGGAACATGGTCACGGCGACGATGCAGGCAGCAGCTCGAGACCTGAATGTCTCGCTGGAAGTCGTATATGCCGAGCGAAATCCCATCCTCATGAAACGATTGGCAAGCGCGGCCCTGGCGCGTGCAACATCCCCGGACTATCTCGTGCTGGTCAATGAGGAGCAGGCCGCTTCCGACCTCCTGCCTCTGGCAGATGGCGGCTCATCACATATCGTGATGCTGTTGAACGGCTTGACCCCGGAGGAGCAGACAACTCATGGCGTCCCGGGCAGTGTCCACCCCTCCTGGATCGCCAGCGTCATTCCCGACAACCATGGCGCCGGGAGAAGGATGGCCAGCGAATTGATTGACGCAGCGCGTATCTATCCGCCCGGTGAAACGCGCCACGGGCTCGCCTTGATCGGCGATACCAGAACGCCAGCCTCCATCGCTCGCAATGCCGGGATGTTGAATGGCTTTGCTGAGCATGATGTCGTCAAGATGACGCGCATTCTCGAGGCACGCTGGAACCTTCCGGATGCTGAGCGGCTCACGCATCACTATCTCCAATGGGCCGAACGCTCGGGATTGCACAATACCCTCATCTGGGCGGCAAACGACGCCATGGCGGAAGGTGCCGTCCGAGCGGTTGAAGCCAGTGGCATGCAGCCGGGCAAGGATGTGCTGATCGCGGGTCTCAACTGGTCGCCCGAGGGCATCGCCATGGTGATGGACAAGCGCATGGTGATGTCAGATGGCGGGCATTTCATGGCGGGAGCCTGGGCGATGGTGATGTTGAGAGACCACGCTGATGACACCCACTGGGCCCCCAGAACCGTGCACTTCCCGATGAGCCCCATCCATCAGGGAAATGTCGATATCTACGGCCCGTTGCTGATCCAGCCGGACTGGGAAACGGTGGACTTCACGCGCTTCAGATTGCAGACAATGGAAGACGACTACGCGTTTGATCCGATGGCAGTGTTGGAGCAGATGAAAGTCTCGCCTGCGCCACTCGAACGACAGGACTGA
- a CDS encoding MATE family efflux transporter, whose protein sequence is MLPERQRSLRILKLALPIIGGMLSQSLLNLIDAALVGQLGETALAGVGVGGYAMFMVTALIFGLSSAVQAQTSRRLGESAPERCGEGLNAGLILALSVGIPVMLACHHWADTLLRLINDQPEVHATATSYFQWRVAGIVPVAMAFCFRGFWNGLQRTGIYLRIMLITQLINVVLSIILIHGLYGAPRMGADGAGAGTTLSLFVALGLWVQATLGERRQHGVLHAWPPLRHYLTLLKLAVPHSFQQLWFAAGYAVLFWILGRIDAASVAVGHVLVNLSLLLILPGVGLGLAAMSLVGQALGRDHHEDAHRWGWDTVRIALPCLMLLGLPLWAAPESVLGLFLHRPELIALGKLPLQLTAVMIIMDCAAIVLAQALLGAGANRTVMTATLAIQWLLFLPLAWWFGVHLEGGLLAIWCTQLGYRIFNSLVFSAIWQRREWQLLRL, encoded by the coding sequence ATGTTGCCTGAACGCCAACGCAGCCTGAGAATTCTGAAGCTGGCACTGCCCATCATCGGTGGCATGCTCTCGCAGAGCCTTCTCAATCTGATCGATGCCGCCCTGGTAGGACAGCTTGGTGAGACGGCGCTGGCCGGAGTCGGGGTCGGGGGCTATGCCATGTTCATGGTCACGGCCTTGATCTTCGGGCTGTCATCCGCCGTGCAGGCCCAGACCTCTCGACGGCTGGGAGAATCTGCCCCCGAACGTTGCGGCGAAGGGCTGAATGCCGGACTGATATTGGCATTGTCGGTGGGCATTCCCGTGATGTTGGCCTGCCATCACTGGGCAGACACCTTGCTTCGTCTGATCAATGACCAGCCTGAGGTCCACGCAACGGCCACCTCTTACTTCCAATGGCGCGTCGCCGGCATCGTGCCCGTCGCCATGGCATTCTGCTTCCGCGGATTCTGGAATGGACTTCAGCGCACCGGTATCTATCTGCGTATCATGTTGATCACCCAGCTAATCAATGTGGTGTTGAGCATCATCTTGATCCATGGACTCTATGGCGCCCCCAGGATGGGGGCCGATGGTGCAGGTGCCGGTACGACACTGTCCCTCTTCGTGGCATTGGGCCTGTGGGTGCAGGCGACCCTGGGAGAGCGCAGACAACATGGCGTACTGCATGCCTGGCCGCCACTGAGACACTACCTGACGCTGCTCAAGCTGGCGGTGCCCCATTCCTTCCAACAGCTGTGGTTTGCGGCGGGCTATGCCGTGTTGTTCTGGATTCTGGGTAGGATCGACGCGGCCAGCGTGGCGGTGGGTCATGTGCTGGTCAATCTCTCCCTGCTGCTCATTCTGCCAGGAGTCGGTCTGGGGCTGGCGGCCATGAGTCTGGTGGGTCAGGCGTTGGGGCGCGATCACCATGAAGATGCCCATCGTTGGGGATGGGATACGGTGCGCATCGCCCTGCCTTGCCTCATGCTGCTGGGATTGCCGCTCTGGGCGGCACCGGAAAGCGTGCTGGGCCTCTTCCTGCATCGCCCGGAGTTGATCGCGCTGGGCAAGCTCCCGTTACAGCTGACCGCCGTGATGATCATCATGGACTGCGCGGCCATCGTGCTGGCTCAGGCGTTGCTCGGGGCTGGTGCCAATCGCACGGTCATGACCGCCACCCTGGCCATCCAATGGCTGCTCTTCCTCCCGCTTGCCTGGTGGTTCGGGGTGCATCTGGAGGGTGGATTGCTGGCCATCTGGTGCACTCAGCTCGGGTATCGAATCTTCAACTCTCTTGTCTTCAGTGCCATCTGGCAACGCAGAGAGTGGCAGTTGCTGCGGCTCTGA